The Spinacia oleracea cultivar Varoflay chromosome 2, BTI_SOV_V1, whole genome shotgun sequence DNA segment gcattatttccttcaataacgtcctttacgcgttgtgcagcgttgtgggattcgttacgggccctcTTGGGCATCACTTATTTTTTGTGGCGATtgttcggggttgcggaacacgtatcttggtataactctttggctaaTTGGTTTATgagtttgggaaatttttaaggtcgttggttttctagcattatatgtcacacacaatcacataattcgctacacataactaacattacaccatgaggcaaaataataatatgtcatgtagtttatgataggcttctatgggtagtatttgtgccggcttggtaccgcttctatcgcagatccaacacatgccccagttgaggtagtgccttcaacagacgaatttcgtccaagaggccaatcacgatgtaagccaagggggcatgcaccaatgagagggacctaatgggcgagcgattgggtttgggacgggtgtactactagcgaaaagtgccgagtggacaacattcgaagcgtatgcaccccccggttagcgatgggtatccttagtcccaacttccgagatgaaacatccaagggagccaagattcgttatgcggttctgtccgttcacattaatatgctgattttcaggtcgtcccaacttgatggggaaataaacgcggggtaggatcgtttcacccttcggctattttgattacctacgagcacgagtatttccttcactatccccagtggagtcgccactgtgagggggtcaaaaaagcacgaggctaatgcgtgacctcgtccctcgtgggcgtgacgtttctttttgtcaaatcaagtgtaattggatttcctgtgagtttacacccaattgactagtaatataggcgTCGCCATTCAGTtattaacgacaatgagaaaaaactgacaaaacccggttatcgtgatataaagggagtgcaattatgtttgaccacgacggccataggttcccttgtgatccctggtgtggggatctctcaatgtacacccgcaaggtagagattgagggttcgggagactgtaactaccgaaaGCTTTAGCTATTACATCTCCTCATTTTTTTTAGGTAGTACAGTGCGTATTAATCTAtgatggaatgcgtctgggcccgttacgaactctaggctcgttaggattttaattaatacgtaactcttattttcgagctATACTAGGAAAAGGATtcttcttgcaaattctatctcttttaggatttatgttggagtgcaacacctaattctgacaggtttctatcttttatgtcttgccacttttaacaactacccgttacggcagttactatttctagcaggtttctataaatagcaggttcgggtgaaatgaaaagggtgatcgagattcgttattttataggagatgcgttgccaagtggagatttatgttctcatcatcgaaccttccctttcgggaatggggacaaaagtaggtgtctacaggtatccttagtcccaactcccgagatgaaacatgccaagggagccgagattcgttatgcggttctgtccgttcacattaatatgctgattttcaggtcgtcccaatttgataaggaaataaacgcagagtaggatcgtttcacccttcggctattttgattacctacggtcgcgagtatttcattaacgttccacagtggagtcgccactgtgagggggtcgaaaaagcacgaggctaatgcatgacctcgtccctcgtgggcgtgacattgttagatcaagtgtagttagatttcctgtgagtttacacccaatcgactagtaatataggagtcgccattcagtttgtaacgacaatgagaaaaactgacaaaagccggttatcgtgacataaagggagtgcaattatgttcgaccacgacggccataggttcccttgtgatccctggtgtggggatcgctcaacgtacacccgcagggcagagattgagagttcgggggactataactaccgagaggagtgctcatcgataactccagaggcaagtTATCCTTACTacctcagcataaataattgaagggacatgcgttaaactattaaactattctgaattaattttagcaatatgcaacacataatactaaatcgatcgtgattatcttatttagattgatttaaggtacctagcatgataattcaattgtccagggtgttatcttattaggcgtgatagatcaatcaagttaatagtttgacaattttataaaagggtgatgaaagcgattaaatcatatgagggacacattacaacgcacccttgagaggtgtgttacggttctcagaaaactaaccacttggctttgctatttctccttttatttaacgaatctcgggtttccaagcaatgttccagtatttaggcttaattcatcagctacaagggacaggatgcattttgttcgacttttgggtcgattgcgacagaacgccggatcaatttcgcagcgtgaggctaggcttaaggctagagtcaatactcaggttatggaattgtgtgttattcacgtcggttttgaggctgtatttatagggaaagagtttgtggaaagatagatttttagaatacgaatccaaaaagaatccggaaataaaacagccctaggcattttcagcgcccagggctgggcgccaaagatttcggcgcccagggctgggcgatgaaaatgtgatctgggccgagttcttgtcagctttggactcttagaacatggagctttttgggagatttatccgagtcttttagtgcgtattaacttatgaaggaatgtgtctgggcccgttacgaactctaggttcgttaggaatttagttcATACGTGacccttattttcgaattataccaggaatgcaaattctatctcctttaggatttatgttggagtgcaacacctatttctgacaggtttctatcttttatgactttgccacttttaacatctaccttttacggcagttacttttcttagcaggtttcgatatatagcagttttggctgaaatgaaaagggtgattgagattcgttattttataggagatgcgttgccaagtggagatttatgttcacatcatcgaaccttccctttcgggaatggggacaaaagtaggtgtctacaactagTACTATTGATCGTAATCGTATAACCGTATTCCTAAAAAGTTCCGTATTGTTATTTTTTGGTTTCTAAGTATCCCTTTTGTTATAAACCAACATAAGTTGTTGGAGTTGGTGggggaactcaccttgtgatttggaggtcacaagttcgagccccatcaactgccaaatgcttgggagtggctcaagcgatgacctacggagctgggctggttaacctgtgctaggtgctggttcagttagggtcccttcttcttacatattaaaaaaaaaaattcaaatgtaTCCATTTTTTACGaaaccaaaaaaattaaaatatgttATGTTTTGTTGtcaattttcaaaatcaacataatTACTATAGCATGTCAATTTTTTAGCATAATTCAAACTAAATCATACGTAGTATGACTTATAAAACCAAAAAACCAAAACTGTGAACAACTAACAGTAATACCTAACGGGTTAAGTTTTCAattcctatattttttttttttgctaaaacTAAGTATAATGTTTTATGTTTAGTAACATGGAGTAATACTTACTCAAACCAACGTACTAAGTTTTGGAAAATTAAGCATGTAGCAATGTACCATATCCATACACATCGTACAAAAAAGTAAGTTGTACTTGTTGGTGTTTACTCACCTACTGTCATTGCTTCTCTCATTCTCTCTGCAGTCCTACACTACAATAAAGCAACTCGAGGCAGCAACACTCATGCTCACCAAATACAAGCAGCAATACAACATTCTAGAAGCTCTATGATGACATCACACCTATAACAACTTTCCCATTCTGTTATGCATCATGTAATGACATCACTCTTGTAACTGATTCATTCTTAACTTGTAGTAGCCGATGTGTACATATAAGGCCATCCTATTGGTTGAGCCACATCATCAtacttgtatatatatatgatgATTGCTGTAATGATTCATTCCAAGCAATAAAATCATTAGCTTCTATATTTCCtaaaactctctctctctctcttaaatcAGTAAGCTGATATTCAGCTTGTGAAGAAATCAACCCAAATTGGTGATTTCTgatatggtatcagagcagatgATCATATGATCCTGCTGTAATTCTTCTTAGCTTCGTTCACAGTTTGATCAATTGATCACAAACTTTTCCTGATCTAAATTCTTCAAAGAAAATGTGTATTTCTAACAGCAAAATGCTTGCAGATCAGCAAGAACCTTCTCAGAATCCTAACTCTGCCTATTATCTTAGCAGTAGTGATTTGAATGCCACAAAGTTAGTGAGCATTGAATTCAAAGGAAAATGTTTCAGCGATTGGAGGAGATCAATGATGATTGCATTGTCAGCCAAAAACaaattgtgttttgttgatGGCAGTTTGAATCAGCCAGCACCAAATTCTTCAAATCACAGAATATGGACTAGGTGCAATGACCTAGTAATCTCTTGGATGCTAGCTTCTCTTGAACCAAAGATTGCTAGAAGTGTTCTTTACCTTAAAACTGCAAGAGCAATTTGGCTTGAATTGGAAGATACGTATTGCCTACAATTTCAAAGGCATATGGACTGCTACTTCAAGAAGAGCAGCAGAATGAAGTACACAATCACAAGCATCACTCACACACAGAGTCTACTGCATTCAATGGGAAATTTGACAATAAACCTTACAAAGGTTCATACAATAACATTCCTAATTCTCAGTATGCAGGAGCTGGAAACCAATACAGAAGCTTCACCAATAGAAACAACTTATACTGTGAGCATTGCAAGATGAGAAACCACACAATTGACAAGTGTTGGAAGCTGCATGGCTATCCTAAAGACttcaaaggaaaaggaaaaagaatagcagcagcagctcaATTAGATGAGTATAGTCCAAAAGAAAACAAGACAGATGAAGGATCAGGAGTAGTTCATGCCACTTTTACTGAAGATCAGTACACTCAGCTGATAAAATGCCTGCATACTCAACTAGTTGCTAGTCAAGCAGAGAATTCTAGCTCTCAGTCTCTTGGTCTAGAAACTACCTATCAACCTCAAGGTACATTCTGTCTCATGTCTAAACTTAACAGAAATTGGATTCTAGACAGTGGAGCTAGTGATCACATGTGTTCTGATTTATCTTTATTCAAGTCTTTTGATCCTGTGATTGATGGAAAACATTCAATAACTGTAACTGATGGTACTGAAATCCAAGTGAAACATTAAGGCCTCATTAATCTGGGTGGAGGAATTACACTCAGAGATGTTCTTCATGTTCCAACTTTCCAGTTCAACTTGATTTCTATATCAAAACTGTGTAGTGATGCAAATTGCTCGGTTTCATTTACATGTGGTGAATGTTTTATTCAGGACCCTTCCAAGAACAAGCACACTCTGCTTGGTAAATTGGAGAAAGGTCTATACAGCCTAAGTGAGGAATTCTTGGTGACATAATCCAATCTAGCATCTCATAAGTGTGCACTTTCTTCTACCAGTTCAGCTGAAGTTCAAGAAGCCAAATTATGGCACCTAAGACTAGGACACATGTCatttggaaaaataaaaaacctccATGGTATAAATGTACAGGGTTGTGTAGCTGAATCTTTCTGTCAGATCTGTCCTCTAGCAAAACAGACTAGATTTCCATTCCCAAATAGCTGTATTAGGTCTACTAGACCTTTTAAACTGTTACATCAATTTCTTGTTGATGTTGCAACTCAGTTTGAACTATCAGTTAAACATATTAGATCAGATAATGCCCTTGATCTTACTGAAGGAAAAATGAAGGAATTGTTCCTCAACAAGGGTATACTGCATCAGAAGAGTTGCTCTTACACTCCTCAACAGAATGGTGTTGTGGAGAGAAAGCACAAACATCTTCTAGAAACTACTAGAGCATTAGCTTTTCAATCCAAGCTACCTGACAGATATTGGAACCACTGCATTCTTACTGCAACATATCTGATAAATCGAATGCCCTTGAAAAGCATTGACTTCTGCACTCCCTATGAAAGACTATACAAAACCAAACCTTACCTTTCTCAATTAAGAATCTTTGGCTGTTTATGCTATATAACCACACCCAAGATCCACAGATCCAAGTTTGACAGGAGAGTAGAACCATGTGTATTCCTAGGCTATCCACCAAATCAAAAGGCCTATAAAGTCTTAAATCTAGCTACCAATACCTTGATTGTTTCCAGAGATGTAATCTTCTATGAAAAACATATCCCTTTTCATTATTCTCCTACTCCTAAACAAGCATACTCTACTCAATTTTTTCTTCCTATTACTACTCCATTTACAGATTCTGCTAATACTTCTTCTCCTATACTGGACAGTCTCTCTTCTCCATCTACATCATCATCACCAATATTAACACCATCAACTTCTTCCTCTCCCACTCAATCTTCTGAACATTCTCCATCTCATGTTTCCAATTCCTCTCCCATTCAATCCACAGAACCACCTGAACCACCTCAAAGAAAGTCAACAAGAGTTTCAAAACCTCCTTCTCATCTCAATGATTTTGTGTGTTCCAAGCCTGTGAAACATTGGTGTAATTTGGTTGCATATGACAGTCTACATGAGCAATAGAAGACACTCATTGCTGCTCATATGGATTATATTGAACCTACTTCTTATCAAGAAGCAGCCACAGACTCAAACTGGTTGGTTGCTATGGAAAAGGAAATCACAGCTTTGAACAACAATCGCACATGGGATTTTGTTTTGCTTCCCAAGGGTAAGAAAGCCATTGGCTGTAAATGGGTGTTTAGAATCAAAAAGAATGCAGATGGCACCATTGAAAGGTACAAAGCCAGATTGGTTGCTAAGGGTTTCACTCAAAAATATGGTATTGATTACCATGAGACCTTCTCTCCTGTTGTCAAAATGTCAACTATTAGATGCATCATCTCACTTGCTGCCAGCAGAAACTGGAAATTGTTCAAACTTGATATTAACAATGCCTTCCTACATGGCAACCTAGATGAGGAAGTTTATATGAAGGTTCCTGAGGGTGTTACAGCTCCTACTGGTCATGTTTGCAAGCTTACCAAATCTTTGTATGGTCTAAAACAAGCCTCAAGATAGTGGTTTGCTAGACTAGTTAATGAACTGAAATCCCAAGGGTACACTCAAAGCAAGAATGACTACAGCTTATTTATCAAACATGATTCTTCTGATGTCACCATAGTTGAtgtctatgttgatgatatcatCATCACAGGATCTAATGAAGCTACCATTGCTGCTCTCAAAGCCCATTTGCATCATACTATCAGTATTAAAGATCTAGGTCTTCAAAACTATTTCCTGGGGATTGAAGTTACTCACACTGCTGAAGGTTACATCCTCACACAAAGGAAATATACAAAGGAAATGCTTCATGATTGTGAACTTGATATCTCTAAACCTGTTGTCACTCCTTTTCCCCTAAATCTCAAGTTATCTTCTGAAGGTCAAGCATGCTCTAATCCTGATCTTTACAGATCTTTTGTTGGCAAACTCAATTTTCTCACTCACACCAGACCTGATTTAGCCTTTGCTGTTCAGTCTCTCGGCCAATTTATGCATGCTCCAACAAACTCTCATCTTGATGCTCTCACTCATACTCTAAGATATGTCAATCACACAGCTAGACAAGGTATTCTCCTAAAGGCTACTGATCAACTAATTTTGCAAGCTTTTTGTGACTCTGGTTGGGCTGCTTGCCCCACAACCAGAAGATCTGTCACTGGTTACATTCTCCTTCTTGGATACGCACCCATCAGTTGGAAATCCAAGAAGCAATCTACAATTTCCAGAAGTTCTTCTGAAGCAGAATACAGGGCTACGTCTCAAGCTGCTAGTGAAGTGACTTGGATTGTTAGATTACTTGAAGAGTTAGGCATCCATGGTCTGCAACTAGTCAAACTTCATTGTGATAACCAATCTGCCTTGCATATTGCCAAAAATCCTATTTTCCATGAACGAACTAAACACATTGAAGTTGACTGTCACTTCACTAGGGACAAGGTCCTTGAGGGTTTAATTCATCCAAGTTATCTTCCTACTTCTAACCAATTAGCTGATATCTTTACTAAAATCCTTCCTGGCTTACAGCATATGGTTTTATCCTCCAATTTTGGCATGGTCAATGttcttcccatccaaagtttgAGGCGGGGTGTTGGTGTTTACTCACCTACTGTCACTGCTTCTCTCATTCTCTCTCCAGTCCTACACTACAAAAAAGCAACTCGAGGCAGCAACACTCATGCTCACCAAATACAAGCAGCAATACAACATTCTAGAAGCTCTATGATGACATCACACCTATAACAACTTTCCCATTCAGTTATGAATTCTGTTATGCATCATGTAATGACATCACTCTTGTAACTGATTCATTCTTAACTTGTAGTAGCTGATGTGTACATATAAGGCCATCCTATTGGTTGAGCCACATCATCAcacttgtatatatatatgatgATTGCTGTAATGATTCATTCCAAGCAATAAAATCATTAGCTTCTATATTTCCTaaacctctctctctctctctctctctctctctctctctctctctctctctctctctctctctctctctcttaaatcAGTAAGCTGATATTCAGCTTGTGAAGAAATCAACCCAAAGTGGTGATTTCTAATTGTACTAAGTTCTTAGTACATGCATTTATATTACAAAGTTGTTATTATGTTTGTACAAATGTGTAGGATAATCAAAGCTAATTAGTTATATTGTTGCTTGAAACacaaaattattaaaaagaaTCACTTAGGTACAAGGAAGACATAAGTTGTACGTACTATTGGTCGATCGTATCATCATATTCCTAAAGAGTAACCTGTGTATTTCAATTCCTACATACAGAATATATCTATTTATCGTA contains these protein-coding regions:
- the LOC130467259 gene encoding uncharacterized protein, which encodes MCISNSKMLADQQEPSQNPNSAYYLSSSDLNATKLVSIEFKGKCFSDWRRSMMIALSAKNKLCFVDGSLNQPAPNSSNHRIWTRYVLPTISKAYGLLLQEEQQNEVHNHKHHSHTESTAFNGKFDNKPYKGSYNNIPNSQYAGAGNQYRSFTNRNNLYCEHCKMRNHTIDKCWKLHGYPKDFKGKGKRIAAAAQLDEYSPKENKTDEGSGVVHATFTEDQYTQLIKCLHTQLVASQAENSSSQSLGLETTYQPQGTFCLMSKLNRNWILDSGASDHMCSDLSLFKSFDPVIDGKHSITVTDGTEIQDPSKNKHTLLGKLEKGLYSLSEEFLGCVAESFCQICPLAKQTRFPFPNSCIRSTRPFKLLHQFLVDVATQFELSVKHIRSDNALDLTEGKMKELFLNKGILHQKSCSYTPQQNGVVERKHKHLLETTRALAFQSKLPDRYWNHCILTATYLINRMPLKSIDFCTPYERLYKTKPYLSQLRIFGCLCYITTPKIHRSKFDRRVEPCVFLGYPPNQKAYKVLNLATNTLIVSRDVIFYEKHIPFHYSPTPKQAYSTQFFLPITTPFTDSANTSSPILDSLSSPSTSSSPILTPSTSSSPTQSSEHSPSHVSNSSPIQSTEPPEPPQRKSTRVSKPPSHLNDFVCSKPVKHWCNLVAYDSLHEQ